The segment CAGATGGGTGGCGGCGCCGAGCGCGCCCCGGTCCAGCTCGGGCAGTCCGAAGACGGCGTCCTCGGCGGCGACGATCGCGTCGGCGTTGCCGACGAGCCCGATGCCGCCGCCCAGGCAGTGGCCGGCGACGGCGGCGACGACCGGCACCTCGCACTCGTACACGGCGGCGAAGGCCTCGGCGCAGCCGCTGTTGGCGCCGATCAGGGAGGTGTGCCCGGGGTCGCGCTGCAACTCCTTGATGTCGACGCCCGCGTTGAAGCCGCGGCCCTCGGCGGCGAGGACGACACAGCGGACCTCGGGGTCGCGGCCCGCCGTGCGGACGGCGTCGGCGAGCGCGTACCAGCCCTTGACGGGCAGGGCGTTGACGGGCGGGAAGTCGACGGTGACCAGGGCCACGCCCGGAGTGGGACGCGAGGTGCAGACACCCATGAGTGGATCAGCTACCTTTCCACCAAACGTTTGTTAGGTAACCTCTTGAGGAGGAAGGTAGCAGCCGATGGAGCTGGACGGGAGGGTCGTGCTCGTCACCGGCGGAACCCGCGGAGTCGGTGCGGGCATCGCACGCGCCTTTCTGCGGGCCGGCGCCCGGGTCGCCGTCTGCGCCCGCAGACCCCCGGACGCACCGGTCGAAGCGGCGGGCCGCACCGCCGAGTTCCACCCCCTCGACCTGCGGGAGCCCGTCGCCGTACGGGAGTTCTTCACCGACCTCGCCGAGCGGTACGGACGGCTCGACGCCCTCGTCAACAACGCGGGCGGCACGCCGTACCGCCTCCTCGGCGAGGGCGAGGCCGCACGGCACGCGCGCGTGGTCGAGCTCAACCTCACCGCCCCGCTCGCCGTCAGCCTCGCCGCCCACCCGCTCCTCCGGGCCTCGCGCGGCGCGGTCGTCATGATCGGCAGCGTCAGCGGCACCCGGCCCTCCCCGGGTACGGCCGCCTACGGCGCGGCCAAGGCGGGCCTGGAGAACCTCGCCCGCTCGATGGCCGTCGAATGGGCCCCCGACGTACGGGTCAACACCCTGGTCCTCGGCATGGTGGAGACCGAACTGTCCCACCTCCACTACGGCGACGAGGCCGGGATCGCCGCGGTCGGCCGGACCGTACCGCTGGGCCGGCTCGCCGCGCCGGACGAGATCGGCGAGGCGGCCGTCTTCCTCGCCTCCGACCGGGCGGCCTACATCTCGGGGGCCTCGCTCCTCGTGCACGGCGGCGGGGAGCGCCCCGCCTTCCTGGATGCCGCGACCGTGAACGCCGCTACCCCAAACGCCGCGACCGTCGATGTCGCGACCGTCCATGCCGCTACCCCAAACGCCGCGACCGTCCACGCCGCGACCTCAAACGCCGCGACCGTCGACGTCGCAACCGCCAGCAAGGAGAGTCGAGATGGGTCTGTGTGACGAGCGAGTGGTGATCGTGACGGGAGCGGGTCGCGGACTCGGCCGGGCGCACGCGCTCGCGTTCGCCGCCGAGGGCGCCCGGGTCGTCGTCAACGACCTCGGGGTCGGTCTCGACGGGCGCCCGGGGCCGGACAGCCCGGCGGCGGCGGTCGTCGAGGAGATCAGGGCGGCGGGCGGCGAGGCCGTCGCCCACGGCGGCGACATCGCGACCACCGAGGGCGCCGCCTCCCTCGTCGCGACCGCCCTGGACACGTACGGACGGCTCGACACCCTCGTCAGCAACGCGGGCTTCCTCCGCGACCGGATGCTCGTCAACCTCGACGAGGAGGACTGGGACGCGGTCATGCGGGTCCACGGCAAGGGCCACTTCCTGCCGCTGCGGCACGCGGGCGCGTACTGGCGGGCCGAGGCCAAGGCGGGGCGTACGCCGGTGGCGCGGGTCGTCCACACCACCTCGGGCGCCGGGCTCCTCGGCAGCGTCGGGCAGGGCAACTACGCGGCGGCCAAGGCCGCGATCGTCGGCCTCACGCTCGTCGCGGCGGCGGAGCTGGCCCGGTACGGCGTGCAGGTCAACGCGATCGCCCCGGCCGCCAGGACCCGGATGACCGAGCAGGTCTTCGACGGTCTGGAAGCCCTGCCCGAGGACGTGTCACCGCTGGTGGTGTGGCTGGGTTCGGCCGCGTCGGAGGGCGTGACCGGCAGGGTCTTCGAGGCCGAGGGCGGCCGCCTCACCGTGATGGAGGGCTGGCGGCCCGGCCCGACGGCGGACAAGGGCACGCGCCGCACTCCGGCGGAGGCGGGGGAGACGGCCCGGCGCCTCCTCGCGGAGGCGGAGCCGCCGCACCCGGTGTACGGGGCCTGACGGGGCCCGTCACTCCGTGAGGCGCTTGGTCGCGGCCCGCTGGCGTGCGGTCGCCCCGGTCAGGAAGCGGGTGATCGTCGCCAGCTCCTCGGTCGTGAACTCCTCGTAGAGCTCGTGGACTTCGCGCGACCAGTCCTCGAAGAGCGGAGCGAGCTCCGCGAGCTTCTCGGGGCGGGGCTCGACCAGCACCCGGCGCTTGTCCGTCGGGTGCTTCACCCTGCGGACGAAGCCCTTGCGTTCGAGGCGGTCGACGAGCCCGGTGACGGAGGCGGGGGCGAGGCCCGAGTGCTCGGCCAGCTCCTTGGCGGTGAGGGCGCCGTGCCGCTGGAGCAGGTCGAGCGTCTTGGTCTCGGTGGCGCCCAGGTCCTGCTGCGCGGCGACCGCCGAGTGGAAGGCGACGGAGGCGGCGCTGGAGTCCCGGCCGGCGGCGGTGAGGGCGGTGATCACCTCGGTGCGTCGTCCTGTGTCCTGCTCGCTCATGGGGCGCAGCCTAGCAAAATTCATTTAGTTCGGCCGAACGAAAGACTTGCGATCACGGGCGGACCCATGCCACTTTTTATTTCGTTAGGTCGAACGAAATAAAAGGAGGGGCCGAGATGTCCGCGACCGTCGCGACCGACACCACCGCCACCGGTGACCCGTACCCCGTCCACCCGCGCCGCTGGGCCGCCGCCGTCGTCATGATGGTCGCCGCCCTGATGGACCTGGTGGACGTCACCATCGTCAACGTCGCCCTGCCCTCCCTCGGCGAGGGTCTCGGCGCCTCCGAGAGCGCCCTCCAGTGGACCGTCTCGGCCTACCTCCTCGGCTTCGCCGCCACCCTCGTCGTCGCGGGGCGACTGGGCGACCGCTACGGCCGCAAGGCCCTCTTCCTCGCCGGCACCGCGGGCTTCGGCCTCGCGAGCCTCGCCTGCGGCCTCGCCCAGAGCCCCGGCCAGCTGATCGCCGCCCGCGCCGTGCAGGGCGTCACCGCCGCCGTCCTCATGCCCCAGGTCCTCGGCTCCTTCCACAGCCTCTTCCACGGCAAGGACCGGGGGAAGGTCTTCGGGATGTACGGGGCGGTGGCCGGCTTCGCCTCCGCGATCGGGCTGCTGCTCGGCGGCGTCCTCACCGACGCCGACCTCTTCGGACTCGGCTGGCGCAGCGTCTTCCTCGTCAACGTGCCGGTCTCCCTCCTCACCCTGGCCGCCGCCGTCGTGCTCGTCCCGGGCACCCGCGAACGCGCCGCCGCCCGGCCCCCGCTGCTCGGCAGCCTCGTCCTCGCCGCCGGACTCGTCGCCGTCGTCCTGCCGCTCGTCCAGGGCCGCAGCTGGGGCTGGCCGCTCCGGGGCTGGGGCCTCCTCGCCGCCGGAGTCCTCGCGGTGGTCGTGCTCGCGGCGCGCGGCTCGGTGCTGCCGGGCCGGATGTTCACCGTGCCCGCCTTCTCGTACGGCCTCGCCGTCCAGCTCCTCTTCGCCTTCGGCATGCAGGGCTTCTTCCTGGTCCTCGCGATCTGGCTGCAGGGCGGCCAGGGCTACACCCCGACCCAGGCGGGCGTCCTGATGGCCGCCTTCTCGGCCGGCGGCTTCCTCACCGCACCCGCCGCCGAACCCCTCGCGGCCAAGCTCGGCCGGTACGTCCCGACCGCGGGCGCGCTCCTCATGGCGGGCGGCTACGGCTGGGTCTGGTACGCCATGGAGGCCGCTGCTCCCGCCCACACCGGCGCCTGGCCCCTGGTCCCCGGCCTCGCCGTCGCGGGCGCCGGACTCGGGCTCCTCGTCGTCCCGCTCGTCGGCATCGTCCTGTCGGCCACCCCGGCCGAGCTGGCCGGCGGCGCGTCCGGAGTCTTCTCCACGGCCCAGCAGTTCGGCGGCGCCCTCGGCGCGGCGGCCATCGGCACGGCCTGGTTCGCGGACCTCTCGCTCGGCGCGGCGATGCCATGGGTCCTCGCCGCCTACGGGGCGGCGGCCCTGCTGAGCCTGCGGCTCCCGGCGGGCGGCCGGTGAAGCCCGCGCGTCCGTGACGAACGCCGGGGCCCGGAAGGGCTCCGGCGGTGCGCTGCGCGCGGGTCGGGAAACATCCCGGTGACGCCGTGCACACGGGATCCCCATGTTCGCGGGCAAGGAGTTAACGTCCGGCGAATTGAAGGGCGTTGGGGTTCCCGACCCCGAT is part of the Streptomyces sp. NBC_00250 genome and harbors:
- a CDS encoding enoyl-CoA hydratase family protein; this encodes MGVCTSRPTPGVALVTVDFPPVNALPVKGWYALADAVRTAGRDPEVRCVVLAAEGRGFNAGVDIKELQRDPGHTSLIGANSGCAEAFAAVYECEVPVVAAVAGHCLGGGIGLVGNADAIVAAEDAVFGLPELDRGALGAATHLARLVPQHLMRALYYTSRTATAAELHAHGSVWKVVPRPGLLDAALELAGEIAAKDGSLLRLAKAALNGIDPVDVRRSYRFEQGFTFEANLSGVADRVRDTFGKENSP
- a CDS encoding SDR family oxidoreductase, producing the protein MGLCDERVVIVTGAGRGLGRAHALAFAAEGARVVVNDLGVGLDGRPGPDSPAAAVVEEIRAAGGEAVAHGGDIATTEGAASLVATALDTYGRLDTLVSNAGFLRDRMLVNLDEEDWDAVMRVHGKGHFLPLRHAGAYWRAEAKAGRTPVARVVHTTSGAGLLGSVGQGNYAAAKAAIVGLTLVAAAELARYGVQVNAIAPAARTRMTEQVFDGLEALPEDVSPLVVWLGSAASEGVTGRVFEAEGGRLTVMEGWRPGPTADKGTRRTPAEAGETARRLLAEAEPPHPVYGA
- a CDS encoding MarR family winged helix-turn-helix transcriptional regulator — translated: MSEQDTGRRTEVITALTAAGRDSSAASVAFHSAVAAQQDLGATETKTLDLLQRHGALTAKELAEHSGLAPASVTGLVDRLERKGFVRRVKHPTDKRRVLVEPRPEKLAELAPLFEDWSREVHELYEEFTTEELATITRFLTGATARQRAATKRLTE
- a CDS encoding MFS transporter, producing the protein MSATVATDTTATGDPYPVHPRRWAAAVVMMVAALMDLVDVTIVNVALPSLGEGLGASESALQWTVSAYLLGFAATLVVAGRLGDRYGRKALFLAGTAGFGLASLACGLAQSPGQLIAARAVQGVTAAVLMPQVLGSFHSLFHGKDRGKVFGMYGAVAGFASAIGLLLGGVLTDADLFGLGWRSVFLVNVPVSLLTLAAAVVLVPGTRERAAARPPLLGSLVLAAGLVAVVLPLVQGRSWGWPLRGWGLLAAGVLAVVVLAARGSVLPGRMFTVPAFSYGLAVQLLFAFGMQGFFLVLAIWLQGGQGYTPTQAGVLMAAFSAGGFLTAPAAEPLAAKLGRYVPTAGALLMAGGYGWVWYAMEAAAPAHTGAWPLVPGLAVAGAGLGLLVVPLVGIVLSATPAELAGGASGVFSTAQQFGGALGAAAIGTAWFADLSLGAAMPWVLAAYGAAALLSLRLPAGGR